Proteins encoded within one genomic window of Citricoccus muralis:
- a CDS encoding GNAT family N-acetyltransferase, with amino-acid sequence MILREVRSTDVDEFFLQQQDEQANVMAAFAPRNPRDRGVFDFHWSALLRDENSLVYTIEHDGHVAGALVCAGLNDVPELSFWTARQFWGQGITTAAVDEFLAGFEPRPVRAHVPVDNIGSQKVLTRRGFAVVDEVKTFSNARAEVVTELVLELSA; translated from the coding sequence ATGATCCTGCGTGAGGTCCGTTCTACGGATGTCGACGAGTTTTTCCTGCAGCAGCAGGACGAGCAGGCGAATGTGATGGCCGCCTTCGCGCCTCGCAATCCCCGAGATCGAGGCGTCTTCGATTTCCACTGGTCAGCGCTGTTGCGTGACGAGAATTCGCTCGTGTACACCATTGAGCACGACGGTCACGTGGCCGGAGCGTTGGTGTGCGCAGGACTCAATGATGTGCCCGAGTTGTCGTTCTGGACCGCTCGACAGTTTTGGGGTCAGGGCATCACCACGGCTGCGGTCGATGAGTTCCTGGCCGGTTTCGAGCCGCGCCCGGTCCGCGCCCATGTGCCGGTTGACAATATCGGTTCGCAGAAGGTCCTCACCCGCCGCGGATTCGCCGTCGTCGACGAAGTCAAGACTTTTTCGAATGCTCGCGCCGAGGTCGTGACCGAGCTCGTTCTGGAGCTGAGCGCCTAA
- a CDS encoding M50 family metallopeptidase: MTFSAVAFVIGVLVVAVGIILSIALHEIGHLVPAKLFGVRVTQYMVGFGKTLFSFKRGDTEYGIKAIPLGGYVAMIGMYPPAHPDQGEQPRNASTGLLQQMSQDAREVAAAELREGDEHRMFISLPVWKRIIIMLGGPFMNLVIGTVLTAILVTSVGVSTPTTTVSEVFRCAISAQEQTERAEAGAEECTDEDPTSPAYAAGLEPGDEITSFNGEPVVDWESLTEGIQQRADQVTEITYLRDGTEHTTTITPQLTARPQLDSLGRVQYDDDDNIITHHVGFIGMGSLVENQTQPVTETFPVLGQQLEATARVVVALPVRLWDTVVVIATDGERDPNGPMSVVGVGRIAGEAAAQETVSVADRAAMLLSLIASVNIALMVFNLIPLLPLDGGHVAGALWEKIRRTWAKLRGQKDPGPFDIARLLPLTYIVAAGLMVMGAILIVADIVKPVQLF; this comes from the coding sequence GTGACTTTCTCTGCCGTGGCCTTTGTGATCGGTGTGCTCGTCGTCGCCGTTGGCATCATCCTCTCGATCGCCCTTCACGAAATCGGGCACCTCGTTCCCGCCAAACTTTTTGGGGTGCGGGTCACCCAATACATGGTCGGTTTCGGCAAGACCCTGTTCTCGTTCAAACGTGGAGACACCGAGTACGGGATTAAAGCAATACCGCTGGGTGGCTACGTGGCCATGATCGGCATGTACCCGCCGGCCCACCCCGACCAGGGGGAGCAACCGCGTAACGCCTCCACCGGGTTGCTGCAGCAAATGTCCCAGGACGCCCGTGAAGTCGCGGCCGCCGAGCTGCGCGAGGGTGACGAGCACCGGATGTTCATCTCCCTGCCCGTGTGGAAACGCATCATCATCATGCTGGGCGGGCCGTTCATGAACCTGGTGATCGGCACCGTGCTCACCGCTATCCTGGTGACCAGCGTGGGCGTATCCACCCCCACCACCACGGTCTCGGAAGTGTTCCGCTGTGCGATAAGCGCCCAAGAACAGACAGAGCGTGCCGAAGCCGGTGCTGAAGAATGCACCGACGAGGATCCCACTTCACCGGCGTACGCGGCGGGGTTGGAGCCGGGAGACGAGATTACCTCGTTCAACGGGGAACCGGTCGTCGACTGGGAGTCTCTCACCGAGGGCATCCAGCAGCGCGCGGATCAGGTTACCGAGATCACCTACCTGCGGGACGGGACCGAGCACACCACCACGATCACCCCGCAACTCACGGCACGCCCGCAACTCGATTCGTTGGGACGTGTCCAATACGACGATGACGACAACATCATCACCCACCACGTCGGCTTCATCGGCATGGGATCTCTCGTGGAGAACCAGACGCAACCGGTCACCGAGACGTTTCCCGTGCTGGGTCAGCAGCTGGAAGCCACTGCGCGCGTGGTGGTGGCCCTGCCCGTGCGGCTGTGGGACACCGTCGTCGTGATTGCCACCGACGGCGAACGAGACCCCAACGGTCCCATGTCCGTGGTGGGGGTCGGCCGAATCGCCGGTGAGGCGGCCGCACAAGAAACGGTTTCGGTAGCCGACCGGGCGGCGATGCTCTTGTCGCTGATCGCCTCCGTGAACATTGCACTGATGGTGTTCAACCTCATCCCGTTGTTGCCCCTTGATGGCGGGCATGTGGCGGGGGCGCTGTGGGAGAAAATCCGCCGGACGTGGGCCAAACTGCGCGGGCAGAAGGACCCCGGTCCGTTCGATATTGCCCGACTGCTGCCGCTGACCTACATAGTGGCTGCTGGGCTGATGGTGATGGGCGCCATACTCATCGTGGCGGACATCGTCAAACCTGTTCAGCTGTTCTAG
- a CDS encoding DUF4081 domain-containing GNAT family N-acetyltransferase, protein MSVMPHGVHWTAEVDAAIRLRTQDTVRLLTDADTEALGRLCASDPVAHCYVQAILDTGRLAGPLRALHRGVFLGIDDLDRPGELLSACWVGSNVVPVGSDWLAGELIGLAVRVLGRRLGSIFGPRESVMSIWSALQEGPQRARDVREHQPLMMLDTQPTGPLNPRVRPARVDEFSRVLPASVAMFTEELGYSPLDDGPVMYRSRVESLISRGHCLVDIDETPGETAGRVRFKADIGVFTRACIQLQGVWLAPWARGQGQAAAAVAATAAHALTMSPRVSLYVNDYNKPAIRTYQRVGFETVGDFATVLF, encoded by the coding sequence ATGAGTGTGATGCCGCACGGGGTGCACTGGACCGCCGAAGTCGACGCGGCGATCCGGTTGCGCACCCAAGACACGGTGCGTCTGCTCACGGACGCCGACACCGAAGCGCTCGGGCGGCTGTGCGCCAGCGATCCTGTTGCTCATTGTTACGTCCAGGCCATTCTCGATACCGGACGACTGGCCGGACCGTTGCGCGCCCTGCATCGCGGAGTGTTCCTGGGGATTGACGATCTTGACCGTCCCGGTGAACTGCTCAGCGCCTGCTGGGTGGGCTCCAACGTGGTCCCCGTCGGTTCCGACTGGTTAGCCGGCGAATTGATCGGACTCGCCGTGCGCGTGCTCGGCCGCCGATTGGGCTCAATTTTCGGTCCCCGGGAATCCGTGATGAGCATCTGGTCCGCCCTGCAAGAAGGCCCGCAACGGGCTCGGGACGTCCGCGAACACCAGCCGCTGATGATGCTGGACACCCAGCCGACCGGTCCGCTCAACCCGCGGGTTCGACCGGCGCGAGTGGACGAGTTCTCCCGCGTGCTTCCGGCTTCCGTGGCCATGTTCACCGAAGAGCTCGGATACTCACCCCTCGACGACGGACCCGTGATGTACCGCAGCCGGGTGGAGTCACTGATCTCTCGTGGGCACTGCCTCGTCGACATTGACGAAACCCCCGGTGAAACGGCGGGACGAGTGCGGTTCAAAGCCGACATCGGTGTCTTCACTCGCGCCTGCATCCAACTGCAAGGGGTTTGGCTGGCTCCCTGGGCCCGCGGCCAGGGCCAAGCAGCCGCCGCGGTGGCCGCCACCGCCGCCCACGCGCTCACCATGTCGCCGCGGGTGAGCCTCTACGTCAACGACTACAACAAGCCGGCCATCCGCACTTATCAACGGGTCGGATTCGAAACGGTCGGCGATTTCGCCACCGTGCTGTTCTGA
- a CDS encoding proline--tRNA ligase produces MPLRMSTLFLRTLRDDPAEAEVASHKLLVRAGYIRRAAPGIYTWLPLGLRVKNKVEQIVREEMNAIGGQEVLFPALLPREPYETTGRWDDYGDNLFRLRDRKDADYLLAPTHEEMFTLLVKDHYSSYKDLPAYLYQIQTKYRDEARPRAGLLRMREFIMKDSYSFTVDEAGLDEAYAAHRSAYLKIFARLGLEVVPVQATAGAMGGSQSEEFLHPSPVGEDTFVESAGGFRANVEAVTTVVPEPLDYTNAPAAEVKDTPDSTTIATLVDVSNQLLPREDRAWEAADTLKCVVLTAVVDGGERRQFVVGVPGDRDVDLKRLEASVAQLLQVNGEPTLEPATEEDLRKHPGLVKGYIGPTDFSSGTARAFFGEESQTGLPFFVDPRIVAGTAWITGANSAQQHVFGLVAERDFTWDGVVEATEVRDGDPAPDGSGPLQTRRGMEMGHIFQLGRKYAEALDLKVLDENGKQVVVTMGSYGIGVTRAVAALAEAHHDEHGLAWPIAVAPAEVHIVATGKGDEILAAAEKLSSELESRGLEVLLDDRKKVSAGVKFSDSELLGVPLTVVVGRGLADGEVELKVRATGERRNVDVADAAEIIDDQLRSLR; encoded by the coding sequence ATGCCGTTGCGCATGTCCACCCTCTTCCTGCGCACCCTGCGTGATGATCCCGCAGAGGCCGAGGTCGCCAGCCACAAGTTGCTGGTCCGAGCCGGGTACATCCGGCGCGCCGCCCCGGGAATCTACACCTGGCTGCCGCTGGGGCTGCGGGTGAAGAACAAGGTCGAGCAGATCGTGCGCGAGGAAATGAACGCCATCGGCGGCCAGGAAGTGCTCTTCCCCGCCCTGCTGCCGCGCGAACCTTACGAGACCACCGGACGCTGGGACGACTACGGGGACAACCTCTTCCGTCTGCGAGACCGTAAGGACGCCGACTACCTACTGGCCCCCACCCACGAGGAAATGTTCACCCTGCTGGTGAAGGACCACTACTCCTCCTACAAGGATCTGCCGGCCTACCTGTACCAGATTCAGACCAAGTACCGTGACGAAGCTCGTCCGCGGGCGGGTCTGTTGCGCATGCGCGAATTCATCATGAAGGATTCCTACTCCTTCACCGTGGATGAGGCCGGTCTCGACGAGGCCTACGCCGCCCACCGCAGCGCCTATCTGAAGATCTTCGCCCGGCTAGGTCTCGAGGTCGTGCCCGTGCAGGCCACCGCTGGTGCCATGGGCGGCTCCCAGTCTGAAGAATTCCTGCACCCCTCGCCGGTGGGCGAGGACACCTTCGTTGAGTCCGCCGGCGGATTCCGCGCCAACGTTGAGGCCGTGACCACCGTGGTCCCCGAACCACTGGACTACACCAACGCTCCGGCGGCCGAGGTCAAGGACACCCCGGATTCCACCACCATCGCCACTCTGGTGGACGTCTCCAACCAGTTGCTGCCCCGCGAGGACCGGGCATGGGAAGCGGCAGACACGCTCAAGTGCGTGGTGCTCACCGCGGTCGTCGACGGCGGAGAACGCCGCCAGTTCGTCGTCGGTGTGCCCGGAGATCGCGACGTCGACCTGAAGCGCCTCGAAGCCAGCGTGGCCCAGCTGCTCCAGGTCAACGGCGAACCGACACTGGAACCGGCCACTGAAGAGGACCTGCGCAAGCACCCGGGACTGGTCAAGGGGTACATCGGCCCCACCGATTTCAGCAGCGGCACCGCTCGAGCGTTCTTTGGCGAAGAATCCCAGACCGGGCTGCCGTTCTTCGTGGACCCGCGCATTGTGGCCGGTACCGCCTGGATCACTGGCGCCAACTCCGCCCAGCAGCACGTCTTCGGCCTGGTGGCCGAACGTGACTTCACCTGGGACGGCGTCGTTGAAGCCACCGAGGTGCGTGACGGCGACCCGGCCCCCGACGGTTCCGGACCGCTACAGACCCGCCGCGGCATGGAAATGGGTCACATCTTCCAGCTCGGCCGCAAATACGCCGAAGCATTGGACCTGAAGGTGTTGGACGAAAACGGCAAGCAGGTCGTCGTCACCATGGGCTCCTACGGCATCGGTGTCACCCGCGCGGTCGCTGCCCTGGCCGAGGCCCACCACGACGAGCACGGCCTGGCCTGGCCTATCGCCGTGGCCCCGGCCGAAGTGCACATCGTGGCTACCGGTAAGGGCGACGAGATTTTGGCAGCAGCTGAAAAGCTCAGCTCTGAGCTCGAGTCACGCGGACTGGAAGTGCTCCTGGACGACCGCAAGAAGGTCTCCGCCGGCGTGAAGTTCTCCGACTCCGAACTCCTCGGCGTCCCGCTGACCGTGGTCGTGGGCCGCGGCCTCGCCGACGGTGAGGTGGAACTCAAGGTCCGTGCCACCGGTGAGCGCCGCAACGTCGACGTCGCCGACGCCGCCGAGATCATCGACGATCAGCTGCGCTCCCTGCGCTGA
- the rimP gene encoding ribosome maturation factor RimP, with protein MSAQPAPRSLPVSARPEDERTALERLVLGALDTTGLWLEEVRVTGSGPSQVLTVIVDLREGTEGVDMDTLQTATEAVSHALDAIDDLPELGRDAYQLEVSSPGVTRPLTSPHHWARNVGRVVEVTIGDDDEAVWGRIIAADDEGIDFAEIRPGAKKGMPAKESAPKRHSYAILSSAVVQVELTHGRSITGA; from the coding sequence ATGTCTGCACAGCCTGCACCGAGGAGCCTGCCGGTCTCCGCACGCCCCGAAGACGAGCGCACCGCATTGGAGCGGCTGGTGCTGGGCGCCCTGGACACCACCGGGCTGTGGCTCGAGGAGGTGCGGGTCACCGGTTCGGGACCGTCCCAGGTGCTGACCGTGATCGTCGACCTGCGCGAAGGAACCGAGGGCGTTGACATGGACACCCTGCAGACCGCCACCGAAGCGGTCTCCCACGCCCTGGATGCGATCGACGACCTGCCCGAGCTGGGCCGCGACGCCTACCAGCTGGAAGTCAGCTCCCCGGGAGTCACCCGCCCGCTGACCAGCCCGCACCACTGGGCTCGCAACGTCGGCCGCGTCGTGGAAGTGACCATTGGCGACGACGACGAGGCCGTCTGGGGGCGCATCATCGCCGCCGATGATGAGGGTATCGACTTCGCCGAAATCCGCCCCGGCGCCAAGAAAGGCATGCCCGCCAAGGAGTCCGCACCGAAACGCCACTCCTACGCGATACTGTCTAGCGCCGTCGTCCAGGTAGAGTTGACCCACGGCCGGTCGATCACCGGAGCCTGA
- the nusA gene encoding transcription termination factor NusA, with product MDIDISALRMLEKEREIPLDQLLPTIEQAIYLAYQKSPGALSKARAEVDRKTGKVTIWAAEIDEDGTEIGEFDDTPSGFGRVAASTARQVILQKLRDVEDNQILGEFRDKQDELISGVIQQGKNPHMVMVNLGSVEAVLPPQEQVPGEDYTHGRRLRSYVVSVQRGMKGPSITLSRSHPYLVRKLFELEVPEIADGSVEVMALAREAGHRTKIAVRATQPGVNAKGACIGEMGARVRAVMTELNDEKIDIVDYSEDPATFIANALSPAKVASVPRADEATRTARVIVPDYQLSLAIGKEGQNARLAAKLTGWRIDIVGESQAESR from the coding sequence GTGGACATTGACATCAGCGCGCTGCGCATGCTGGAGAAAGAGCGGGAAATTCCGCTGGATCAGCTGCTGCCCACCATCGAGCAGGCCATCTATCTGGCCTATCAGAAGTCGCCCGGCGCCTTGAGCAAGGCCCGCGCCGAGGTCGATCGCAAAACCGGCAAGGTCACCATCTGGGCCGCCGAGATCGATGAAGACGGCACCGAGATCGGCGAATTCGACGACACCCCCTCCGGGTTTGGCCGCGTCGCCGCGTCCACCGCCCGTCAGGTCATCCTGCAGAAGCTGCGCGACGTCGAAGACAACCAGATTCTTGGTGAATTCCGCGACAAGCAGGACGAGTTGATCTCGGGGGTGATCCAGCAGGGCAAGAACCCGCACATGGTGATGGTCAACCTCGGCTCCGTCGAGGCCGTGCTGCCGCCCCAGGAGCAGGTGCCCGGCGAGGATTACACCCACGGCCGGCGGCTGCGCTCCTACGTGGTCTCGGTGCAGCGGGGCATGAAGGGCCCCTCCATCACCCTGTCCCGCTCCCACCCCTACCTGGTGCGCAAGCTCTTTGAACTTGAGGTGCCTGAAATTGCCGACGGTTCCGTCGAGGTGATGGCGCTGGCTCGCGAAGCCGGACACCGCACCAAGATCGCAGTGCGCGCCACCCAGCCCGGCGTCAACGCCAAGGGCGCTTGCATCGGTGAAATGGGCGCTCGTGTGCGTGCGGTGATGACGGAACTGAACGACGAGAAGATCGACATCGTCGATTACTCCGAAGATCCGGCGACCTTCATCGCCAACGCGCTGTCCCCGGCCAAGGTGGCTTCCGTGCCGCGCGCCGATGAAGCCACGCGCACGGCCCGGGTGATCGTGCCCGACTACCAGCTGTCCCTGGCCATCGGCAAAGAAGGTCAGAATGCACGCCTGGCGGCGAAGTTGACCGGCTGGCGCATCGATATCGTCGGTGAATCGCAGGCAGAATCCCGCTGA
- a CDS encoding YlxR family protein: MRDRSPVRTCIGCRQREDQYHLIRVVLVGDADTRSVTLDEHRRLPGRGAWLHRDPRCWDLAESRRGFARAFKGPVDTTDLREQLNRAAERLVRRDESGRQQTNHESGSEI, translated from the coding sequence ATGCGCGATCGTAGTCCGGTGCGCACCTGCATCGGCTGTCGCCAGAGAGAGGACCAGTACCACCTGATTCGAGTGGTGCTCGTCGGTGATGCGGATACCCGATCCGTGACCCTCGACGAACACCGTCGCCTGCCGGGCCGAGGGGCCTGGTTGCATCGAGACCCTCGATGTTGGGATCTGGCTGAGTCGCGACGCGGTTTCGCACGCGCCTTCAAAGGGCCCGTAGACACCACGGACCTCCGCGAGCAGCTGAACCGAGCAGCCGAGCGTCTTGTGAGGCGAGACGAATCAGGACGACAACAGACAAACCATGAAAGCGGGTCAGAGATCTGA
- the infB gene encoding translation initiation factor IF-2, whose protein sequence is MAKLRVHEVAKQLGITSKEALSKLQDIGEFVSSASSTIEPPVVKKLKAAYADAPAKGDAKKPAAGKPSAPKPAGKKPAAPAAQKPSPAAPKPGASSAPSKDAAPAEKPAAAPQAKQTPAAPTPASSAPEKPAASNAPKPGAAAPKPGPAAPASKPNGRGGGGRPGNNPFTPKHSSDERSGGPRPSGGRGGGPRPGNNPFAPKQGMKPSRNDGDRPAPRPGGSRGAAGAPRPGGAAGQGGGPRPNPSMMPGQISRPAPAGGGRGAGGRGRGGGAAGGGPSTGGPGGGAPRGGRGGRGGTQGAFGRGGGSRKQRKSKRAKRQELEQQQAPVVGGVKVPKGDGGTVVRLRRGSSLADLADKIKADPAALVTVLFHLGEMATANQSLDEGTFQVLGEELGYKIEIVSPEDEDREILDSFDIDLEAEAEGESADDLAKRPAVVTVMGHVDHGKTRLLDAIRSTHVIEGEAGGITQHIGAYQVSLEHEGKERRLTFIDTPGHEAFTAMRARGAKVTDIAVLVVAADDGVMPQTVEALNHAKAAGVPIVVAVNKIDKPEASPDKIRGQLTEYGLVPEEYGGDTMFVDVSARQNMHIDDLLEAVMLTADAALELRANPDKDARGVAIEANLDKGRGAVATVLVQSGTLRVGDNMVAGTAHGRVRAMFDENGDTVSEALPSRPVQVLGLSTVPRAGDLFLVTEDDRTARQIAEKREAAERNATLARRRKRITLEEFDQAVAEGKIDTLNLIIKGDVSGAVEALEDSLMKIDIGEDDVQLRVIHRGVGAITQNDVNLATVDNAIIIGFNVRPAERVNEYADEEGVDMRFYSVIYDAIDDIESALKGMLKPEYEEVQLGTAEVREVFRSSKWGSIAGSLVMSGIVRRNASARLVRDGAVVANDLKIESLRRFKDDATEVREGYECGIGLGKFNDIKDGDIIETYEMQEKPRV, encoded by the coding sequence GTGGCGAAGCTACGCGTCCACGAAGTTGCTAAGCAGCTTGGTATCACCTCGAAGGAGGCGCTGTCGAAGCTCCAAGACATTGGAGAGTTCGTCTCCTCAGCCTCCTCGACCATCGAACCCCCGGTGGTTAAAAAACTGAAGGCGGCCTACGCCGACGCCCCCGCAAAGGGCGATGCAAAGAAGCCTGCCGCGGGCAAGCCCAGCGCTCCGAAGCCCGCTGGCAAGAAGCCGGCCGCACCCGCTGCCCAGAAGCCTTCCCCCGCAGCTCCCAAGCCCGGTGCCTCGTCGGCGCCCAGCAAGGATGCTGCCCCGGCCGAGAAGCCCGCTGCGGCTCCACAAGCCAAGCAGACTCCGGCCGCACCGACTCCGGCCTCGTCCGCACCCGAGAAGCCGGCTGCGTCGAACGCTCCGAAGCCGGGAGCCGCTGCGCCCAAGCCGGGTCCGGCCGCACCTGCATCGAAGCCCAATGGCCGAGGTGGCGGCGGACGTCCGGGCAACAACCCGTTCACTCCGAAGCACAGTTCCGACGAGCGCTCCGGCGGTCCCCGTCCCTCGGGTGGCCGCGGTGGTGGACCACGTCCGGGCAATAACCCGTTCGCACCGAAGCAGGGCATGAAGCCCAGCCGCAACGACGGCGATCGTCCCGCACCGCGCCCCGGCGGTAGCCGCGGCGCGGCCGGGGCGCCTCGTCCTGGTGGCGCGGCGGGACAGGGCGGCGGTCCTCGTCCTAACCCGTCCATGATGCCCGGCCAGATCTCTCGGCCCGCACCCGCCGGTGGCGGACGTGGAGCCGGTGGTCGCGGTCGTGGTGGCGGCGCAGCCGGCGGCGGCCCCAGCACCGGTGGACCCGGTGGCGGCGCACCTCGCGGTGGTCGCGGCGGTCGCGGTGGCACCCAGGGCGCTTTCGGCCGCGGAGGCGGCTCGCGCAAGCAGCGCAAGTCGAAGCGCGCAAAGCGCCAGGAGCTGGAGCAGCAACAAGCACCAGTGGTAGGCGGCGTCAAGGTCCCCAAGGGCGACGGCGGCACCGTGGTGCGTCTGCGCCGTGGCTCCTCGCTGGCTGATCTGGCAGACAAGATCAAGGCGGATCCGGCGGCCCTGGTGACCGTGCTCTTCCACCTCGGTGAGATGGCCACAGCGAACCAGTCGCTCGACGAGGGCACCTTCCAGGTGCTCGGCGAGGAACTGGGCTACAAGATCGAGATCGTCTCGCCCGAGGATGAGGATCGCGAGATCCTGGACTCCTTCGACATCGACCTCGAAGCCGAAGCTGAAGGCGAGAGCGCCGATGATCTGGCGAAGCGCCCGGCTGTGGTGACCGTCATGGGTCACGTCGACCACGGTAAGACCCGACTGCTCGACGCTATCCGCTCCACCCACGTCATCGAGGGCGAAGCCGGCGGCATTACCCAGCACATCGGTGCCTACCAGGTCAGCCTGGAGCACGAGGGCAAGGAACGTCGCCTGACCTTCATTGACACCCCCGGTCACGAGGCGTTCACCGCCATGCGCGCCCGTGGTGCCAAGGTCACCGATATCGCTGTGCTCGTGGTTGCTGCCGACGACGGCGTCATGCCGCAGACGGTGGAAGCCCTGAACCACGCCAAGGCGGCCGGTGTGCCGATCGTCGTCGCGGTCAACAAGATCGATAAGCCGGAAGCGTCCCCGGACAAGATCCGTGGACAGCTCACCGAATACGGTCTGGTGCCCGAGGAATACGGTGGTGACACCATGTTCGTCGACGTCTCTGCACGCCAAAACATGCACATCGACGATCTGCTCGAAGCTGTCATGCTCACCGCGGATGCCGCACTGGAGCTGCGCGCCAACCCAGACAAGGACGCGCGCGGCGTGGCCATCGAGGCCAACCTCGACAAGGGCCGCGGCGCCGTGGCAACCGTGCTCGTGCAGTCCGGTACCCTCCGGGTCGGCGATAACATGGTGGCGGGCACCGCCCACGGCCGTGTACGTGCCATGTTCGACGAGAACGGCGACACGGTCTCCGAGGCGCTGCCGTCGCGCCCCGTGCAGGTCCTCGGACTCTCCACCGTTCCGCGCGCAGGTGACCTGTTCCTGGTGACCGAAGATGACCGCACCGCGCGTCAGATCGCTGAGAAGCGTGAAGCCGCCGAGCGCAACGCCACCCTGGCGCGTCGTCGCAAGCGGATCACCCTGGAAGAGTTCGACCAGGCCGTGGCCGAGGGCAAGATTGACACGCTGAACCTGATTATCAAGGGCGACGTCTCCGGTGCCGTGGAGGCCCTGGAAGATTCGCTGATGAAGATCGACATCGGCGAGGACGACGTGCAGCTGCGCGTCATCCACCGTGGCGTGGGTGCCATCACCCAGAACGACGTCAACTTGGCGACCGTGGACAACGCGATCATCATCGGGTTCAACGTCCGCCCGGCCGAGCGCGTCAACGAGTACGCCGACGAAGAAGGCGTAGACATGCGCTTCTACTCGGTCATCTACGACGCCATCGACGATATCGAGTCCGCCCTGAAGGGCATGCTCAAGCCGGAATACGAAGAGGTCCAGCTGGGCACCGCCGAGGTCCGCGAAGTGTTCCGTTCTTCGAAGTGGGGCAGCATCGCCGGTTCGCTCGTCATGTCCGGGATTGTCCGCCGCAACGCCTCTGCACGCCTGGTGCGAGACGGTGCCGTGGTGGCCAACGATCTCAAGATCGAGTCGCTGCGCCGGTTCAAGGACGACGCCACCGAGGTCCGCGAGGGCTACGAGTGTGGTATCGGCCTGGGCAAGTTCAACGACATCAAGGACGGCGATATCATCGAAACCTACGAGATGCAGGAGAAGCCGCGCGTCTAA
- the rbfA gene encoding 30S ribosome-binding factor RbfA, with protein sequence MADPARAARLAQRIKVLIAEAMRKAVKDDRVEPVTITEVRVTNDLQHASVYYTVLGDDTVVEEAREGMEANRGILRREVGRGLTIRLVPTLEFIPDTVPEAAAHLEDVLRAARERDAEIAAASTGARYAGDEDPYRKDDEESESAEDTREH encoded by the coding sequence ATGGCCGATCCAGCACGCGCGGCCCGCTTGGCCCAGCGCATCAAAGTGCTCATCGCCGAGGCGATGCGCAAAGCAGTCAAAGACGACCGGGTGGAACCGGTGACCATCACCGAGGTCCGCGTCACCAACGACCTGCAGCACGCCTCCGTGTACTACACCGTGCTCGGCGACGACACGGTGGTTGAAGAAGCTCGAGAGGGCATGGAAGCCAACCGTGGGATCCTGCGCCGAGAAGTCGGCCGCGGGCTCACCATCCGTCTGGTACCCACCCTCGAGTTCATTCCCGACACGGTTCCGGAAGCCGCAGCGCATCTCGAAGACGTGCTGCGTGCGGCACGGGAACGGGACGCCGAAATCGCTGCTGCCTCCACCGGAGCCCGCTACGCCGGGGACGAAGATCCCTACCGCAAGGACGATGAGGAATCCGAATCCGCCGAGGACACCCGGGAGCACTGA
- the truB gene encoding tRNA pseudouridine(55) synthase TruB, with protein MTQQRPNGAPGSVVSGLALIDKPAGWTSHDVVGKTRRLAGTRKVGHAGTLDPMATGLLVIGFNKATRLLTAITGTDKTYQATIRLGASTTTDDADGEIVRSRLANAVTEERVQEQISELTGDILQIPSSVSAIKVDGRRAYDRVRAGEDVELQARPVRIDSFELTDYRRAEDGKTVDLDVTVSCSSGTYIRALARDLGEALDTGGHLTMLRRTRVGPFYVDDAVTVDQLADTFAYIELSEAASGLFPVRTLTDDEAADLQFGRRITPSEDAGTVAARTRDGVVIALIENSTFRDTAVAKPSIVFAAADGPGQLPEKGTPS; from the coding sequence ATGACTCAGCAGCGTCCGAACGGGGCACCGGGGAGCGTAGTATCGGGACTGGCCCTGATCGACAAGCCCGCCGGATGGACGTCTCACGACGTAGTGGGCAAAACCCGCCGTCTCGCCGGCACTCGCAAGGTTGGCCACGCCGGCACCTTGGACCCGATGGCCACCGGACTGCTGGTCATCGGGTTCAACAAGGCCACCCGGCTGCTCACCGCCATTACCGGCACGGACAAGACCTATCAAGCCACCATCCGGCTGGGCGCCTCCACCACCACCGATGACGCCGACGGCGAGATCGTCCGCTCACGCCTGGCCAACGCTGTCACCGAGGAACGGGTGCAGGAACAGATCAGCGAACTCACCGGCGATATCCTGCAGATTCCCTCCTCGGTGTCCGCGATCAAGGTGGACGGTCGCCGTGCCTATGACCGTGTGCGCGCCGGCGAAGACGTCGAACTGCAAGCCCGCCCGGTGAGGATCGACTCCTTCGAACTCACCGACTACCGCAGAGCCGAAGACGGTAAAACCGTGGACCTCGACGTCACCGTGAGCTGTTCTTCCGGCACCTATATCCGTGCCCTGGCCCGAGATCTAGGCGAGGCGCTGGACACCGGTGGACACCTCACCATGCTGCGCCGCACCCGGGTCGGCCCGTTCTACGTTGATGACGCCGTCACGGTGGATCAGCTTGCCGACACCTTCGCCTACATCGAACTCTCCGAGGCCGCCTCCGGGCTCTTCCCCGTGCGCACCCTCACCGATGACGAAGCTGCTGACCTGCAGTTTGGGCGCCGTATAACTCCCAGCGAGGATGCGGGGACCGTGGCTGCTCGCACCCGAGACGGCGTCGTGATCGCGCTCATCGAGAACTCCACGTTCCGTGACACCGCGGTGGCCAAGCCCAGCATCGTCTTCGCCGCCGCAGACGGACCCGGACAACTGCCGGAGAAGGGCACCCCCTCGTGA